A window of Natrinema versiforme contains these coding sequences:
- a CDS encoding ABC transporter ATP-binding protein, with protein MARETAVRLSNVRKTYQLGEPVHALDGVSLEVPQGSYTAIMGPSGSGKSTLMNLVGCLDTPTAGEVVVGGREVGALGDRERTRLRGTAVGFVFQTFNLMPRLNALENVALPQLFQSVDRTERRQRARDLLERVGLGDRVDHLPNELSGGQRQRVALARALVNDPAIVLADEPSGNLDTDTEADILDLFDEFHEGGTTMLVVTHERHVAERADRIVHLLDGRLERIEALDGAVDGASTTDPATGRESESGGDAE; from the coding sequence ATGGCACGGGAGACGGCGGTCCGCCTCTCGAACGTCCGCAAGACCTACCAGTTGGGCGAGCCCGTCCACGCGCTCGACGGCGTCTCCCTCGAGGTCCCGCAGGGCTCCTACACCGCCATCATGGGGCCCAGCGGCTCCGGAAAGTCGACGCTGATGAACCTGGTGGGCTGTCTGGACACGCCGACGGCGGGCGAGGTCGTCGTGGGGGGTCGCGAAGTCGGGGCGCTCGGGGACCGCGAGCGAACCCGGCTCCGCGGAACGGCGGTCGGCTTCGTTTTCCAGACGTTCAATCTCATGCCGCGGCTGAACGCCCTCGAGAACGTGGCGCTCCCGCAGTTGTTCCAGAGCGTCGACCGGACGGAGCGCCGGCAGCGGGCGCGGGACCTGCTCGAGCGCGTCGGACTGGGTGATCGGGTTGATCACCTGCCGAACGAACTGTCGGGGGGCCAGCGCCAGCGGGTCGCGCTCGCGCGGGCACTGGTCAACGATCCCGCGATCGTGCTGGCCGACGAGCCGTCGGGAAACCTCGATACCGACACCGAAGCGGACATTCTGGACCTCTTCGACGAGTTTCACGAGGGCGGGACGACGATGCTCGTCGTCACGCACGAGCGCCACGTCGCCGAGCGAGCCGACCGGATCGTCCACCTGCTCGACGGGCGACTCGAGCGGATCGAAGCCCTCGACGGAGCCGTCGACGGCGCGTCGACGACGGATCCGGCGACGGGTCGAGAGTCGGAGTCGGGCGGTGATGCCGAATGA
- a CDS encoding ABC transporter ATP-binding protein codes for MAAIDISGVTKRYGSETALDGLDLSVENGDIYGFLGPNGAGKSTTINLVLDFIRPTQGDVRVFDLDAQADSLEIRNRTGILPEGAELYDRLTGRQHVEFAIESKRADDDPDEFLARVGIADAAEKKAGGYSKGMAQRLMLATALVGEPDLLILDEPSTGLDPNGAREMREIIREENERGATVFFSSHVLGQVESVCNRVGILRDGHLIAEDTVEGLRDSMPNQTRLRVTLDRIPDDSSAALETIEAIEGVSSVTPEGRTLVVACEDSAKTRVLRAIEDIGVSVEDFATDESSLEDLFLAYTSDGANGTEVVR; via the coding sequence ATGGCCGCAATCGATATCTCCGGTGTGACGAAACGGTACGGGAGCGAAACGGCGCTCGACGGTTTAGATCTCTCCGTCGAAAACGGAGACATCTACGGCTTCCTCGGCCCGAACGGTGCGGGGAAGTCCACGACGATCAACCTCGTGCTCGATTTCATTCGGCCGACACAGGGAGACGTGCGGGTGTTCGACCTCGACGCGCAGGCGGACAGCCTCGAGATCCGCAACCGAACCGGCATCCTCCCCGAGGGTGCCGAACTCTACGATCGCCTGACCGGCCGCCAGCACGTCGAGTTCGCGATCGAATCGAAACGGGCCGACGACGACCCCGACGAGTTCTTAGCGCGGGTCGGTATCGCCGACGCGGCCGAGAAGAAAGCCGGCGGCTACTCGAAGGGGATGGCCCAGCGACTCATGCTCGCGACGGCGCTGGTCGGCGAGCCCGACCTGCTGATTCTGGACGAGCCCTCCACCGGACTCGATCCGAACGGGGCCCGCGAGATGCGCGAGATCATCCGCGAGGAGAACGAACGGGGCGCGACCGTCTTCTTCTCCTCGCACGTCCTCGGGCAGGTCGAGTCGGTCTGTAACCGCGTCGGCATCCTCCGAGACGGGCACCTGATCGCGGAGGACACCGTCGAGGGCCTCCGCGACTCCATGCCGAACCAGACGCGACTCCGGGTGACGCTCGACCGAATCCCCGACGACTCGTCGGCCGCCCTCGAGACGATCGAGGCCATCGAGGGCGTCTCGTCGGTAACGCCGGAGGGGAGAACCCTCGTGGTCGCCTGCGAGGACAGCGCGAAGACGCGCGTGTTGCGGGCGATCGAGGACATCGGCGTGTCCGTCGAGGACTTCGCAACCGACGAGTCCTCGCTCGAGGACCTGTTCCTGGCGTACACGTCCGACGGTGCCAACGGGACGGAGGTGGTCCGATGA
- a CDS encoding ABC transporter permease yields MSSIVVAKKDFQDAMRSRVLIALTVVFALFTAGGSFLASRASSLFGAGGGDSTVDLILALQTPASFLVPVIALVVGYGAIAGERESGSLKFLLGLPHRRRDVVLGKVLGRTAVVAVSILIGFAVGLLGLFAFVGEVAPGTYVLFTLVTVLFGFVYVCIGVGLSSMTRSTTRAAVGAFGLIIFFWFLWGVIGQLLLRVIEGEFLVQSYPDWYLAYLSLTPDTAYGSAIGAVLGENQLTMVTNIENIPLVAEPWFGFVLLALWALVPLGLGLLRFDRVDL; encoded by the coding sequence ATGAGTTCGATCGTCGTCGCGAAGAAAGACTTTCAGGACGCCATGCGATCCCGCGTGCTGATCGCGCTGACCGTCGTGTTCGCCCTGTTTACCGCCGGCGGTTCGTTCCTCGCGTCGCGGGCCTCGTCGCTGTTCGGAGCGGGCGGCGGCGATTCGACGGTCGATCTGATCCTCGCGTTGCAGACGCCAGCGAGCTTTCTCGTGCCCGTCATCGCGCTTGTGGTCGGCTACGGCGCGATCGCCGGTGAACGGGAGAGCGGGAGCCTGAAGTTCCTGCTCGGTCTTCCCCATCGCCGCCGCGACGTCGTCCTCGGGAAGGTACTCGGGCGGACGGCAGTGGTCGCCGTGTCGATTCTGATCGGCTTCGCCGTTGGGCTACTCGGCCTCTTCGCGTTCGTGGGTGAGGTCGCGCCGGGTACGTACGTCCTGTTTACCCTCGTGACGGTCCTGTTCGGGTTCGTCTACGTCTGCATCGGCGTCGGTCTCTCCTCGATGACGCGGTCGACGACCCGGGCGGCGGTCGGTGCGTTTGGCCTGATCATCTTCTTCTGGTTCCTCTGGGGCGTCATCGGGCAGCTCTTGCTCCGGGTGATCGAAGGCGAATTCCTCGTCCAGTCGTACCCCGACTGGTATCTGGCCTACCTCTCGCTGACACCGGACACCGCTTACGGCTCCGCGATCGGGGCCGTTCTCGGCGAGAATCAGCTCACAATGGTTACCAACATCGAGAACATTCCGCTCGTCGCCGAGCCGTGGTTCGGCTTCGTCCTCCTCGCTCTCTGGGCGCTCGTGCCGCTCGGACTCGGCCTCTTGCGGTTCGACCGCGTCGACCTCTGA